In Miniphocaeibacter halophilus, the following proteins share a genomic window:
- a CDS encoding PTS mannose/fructose/sorbose/N-acetylgalactosamine transporter subunit IIC — protein MIQIILVFIVTFIAAIDQFSFLESLYQPIVMGPVIGAILGDMKTGLVVGGFYQLMTIGNMPIGGAQPPNAVIGGIMATILAISVGLEPKAAVAAAIPFAILGQSAVTLIFTLMSPMMTKADEYAHNADTKGITKINFLAMALLGTAFGIIGILFLIGGNALAAQIQALSDNVWYNAIQNGLTAAGGMMKFVGFAVLLKVMMSKDLWGFFLGGFALAIIVVSIESLASPALILLALIGFMLAFWDYQTQTKFKNISVDSSGGDEDGI, from the coding sequence ATGATTCAAATTATATTGGTATTTATAGTTACTTTTATAGCAGCTATAGACCAATTCAGTTTCCTGGAATCGCTATATCAACCTATTGTAATGGGTCCAGTTATAGGTGCAATTTTAGGAGACATGAAAACAGGACTTGTTGTTGGTGGTTTCTATCAACTAATGACAATTGGTAATATGCCTATTGGTGGAGCTCAACCACCTAACGCCGTTATTGGTGGTATTATGGCTACAATATTAGCAATTTCAGTTGGATTAGAACCAAAAGCTGCAGTAGCAGCAGCTATACCTTTTGCAATCCTAGGTCAATCAGCAGTTACATTAATATTTACTTTAATGTCACCTATGATGACTAAGGCTGATGAGTATGCTCATAATGCAGATACAAAGGGTATTACAAAAATTAATTTTTTAGCAATGGCACTTTTAGGAACCGCTTTTGGAATTATTGGAATTTTATTCTTAATTGGTGGTAATGCATTAGCTGCACAAATTCAAGCTCTAAGTGATAATGTATGGTATAATGCAATTCAAAATGGTTTAACAGCTGCCGGTGGAATGATGAAATTCGTCGGATTTGCAGTATTACTTAAAGTAATGATGTCAAAAGATCTATGGGGATTTTTCCTTGGAGGCTTTGCTTTAGCTATTATAGTAGTTTCTATAGAGTCCTTAGCTAGCCCTGCACTGATCTTATTAGCATTAATTGGTTTCATGCTTGCGTTTTGGGATTATCAAACTCAAACAAAATTTAAGAATATTTCTGTAGATAGCTCAGGAGGTGACGAAGATGGCATATAA
- the agaV gene encoding PTS N-acetylgalactosamine transporter subunit IIB, giving the protein MPNIVLTRIDNRLIHGQVATQWTNSIGANLLLVANDKVAGDKMRQSLMDMAAPTGVATRYFTIQKTIDIIGKAAERQKIFIIAETPQDVLKLVEGGVPIKKVNIGNMHMAEGKRQVAKVVAVDDDDVETFKKLQDKGIELEIRRVPTESSEDVDKLFKK; this is encoded by the coding sequence ATGCCAAATATTGTATTAACTAGAATTGATAACAGACTTATTCATGGTCAAGTAGCAACACAGTGGACAAACTCCATAGGAGCAAACCTTTTATTAGTTGCAAACGATAAAGTTGCCGGAGATAAAATGAGACAAAGTCTAATGGACATGGCAGCACCTACTGGTGTAGCAACAAGATATTTCACAATCCAAAAGACAATCGATATTATCGGTAAAGCAGCTGAAAGACAAAAAATATTTATTATAGCTGAAACACCACAAGATGTTTTAAAACTTGTTGAAGGTGGAGTTCCTATTAAAAAAGTAAATATAGGAAATATGCATATGGCTGAAGGAAAACGTCAAGTAGCTAAAGTTGTTGCTGTAGATGATGATGATGTTGAAACCTTCAAAAAATTACAAGATAAGGGAATAGAACTCGAAATAAGAAGAGTTCCTACTGAATCTTCCGAAGATGTGGACAAACTATTTAAAAAATAG
- the yajC gene encoding preprotein translocase subunit YajC encodes MIWNYVLGSSIALIILIILVILIYSILNYRSVKKRRKYFEDLHKSITIGSEVIFSNGIYGKVRKIQDDYLEIEVKSGAVLKVSRYAVSEIIK; translated from the coding sequence TTGATTTGGAATTATGTTTTAGGCTCATCTATTGCACTAATAATACTAATTATCTTAGTTATACTCATTTATTCTATTTTAAATTACAGATCTGTTAAAAAAAGAAGAAAGTACTTTGAAGATCTACATAAAAGTATTACAATTGGCTCCGAAGTAATTTTTTCCAATGGTATTTATGGAAAAGTAAGAAAAATACAAGATGATTATTTAGAAATAGAGGTTAAATCTGGTGCTGTTCTTAAAGTCAGTAGATACGCTGTTTCAGAAATAATTAAGTAA
- a CDS encoding response regulator transcription factor, with translation MKKIFIIEDELAIATELEEQLKNWGYDARKVEDFERVIEEFKDYNPDLVLMDIKLPFLNGFIWCERIREFSKTPIIFLTSASDSLNLITAINHGGDDFISKPFEIQVLIAKIKALLRRTYEFELSNSILEYKGVILDTDNMTVKYEEKVESLTKNEFLILEILMENINKVISRNRIMDKLWNTDSFIDDNTLTVNINRLRKKLELIGIQDLIKTKKGMGYIIQ, from the coding sequence ATGAAAAAAATATTTATAATAGAAGACGAATTAGCTATAGCCACAGAACTTGAAGAACAATTAAAAAATTGGGGCTATGATGCTAGAAAAGTGGAAGATTTTGAAAGGGTTATTGAAGAGTTTAAGGATTATAATCCGGATTTGGTATTAATGGATATAAAGTTACCGTTTTTAAATGGTTTTATCTGGTGTGAAAGAATTAGAGAATTTTCAAAGACGCCAATTATATTTTTAACATCTGCATCAGATAGTTTAAATTTAATAACTGCAATAAATCATGGAGGGGACGATTTCATTTCGAAACCTTTTGAAATACAGGTTTTAATTGCAAAAATAAAGGCCTTACTAAGACGTACTTATGAATTTGAATTAAGTAATTCTATATTGGAATATAAGGGAGTAATACTGGATACGGACAATATGACTGTAAAGTATGAAGAAAAAGTAGAGTCTTTAACAAAAAATGAATTTTTAATTTTAGAAATTTTAATGGAAAATATTAATAAAGTTATTTCAAGAAATAGAATTATGGACAAGTTATGGAATACAGATAGTTTCATAGATGACAACACTTTAACAGTAAATATTAACAGACTTAGAAAAAAATTGGAGTTAATTGGAATACAGGATTTAATAAAAACTAAAAAAGGAATGGGTTATATTATCCAATGA
- a CDS encoding sensor histidine kinase, protein MKKFIDANKSYFLSSIIFSLVFLLILFIYRLDIRISIYGIILYCGVSLPIVIYRYSKYNLVIETLKYLEDNTFEEDYENIKFENNELERSYHNLYLNKNKQLVEEKERNSKLYNEQNEYLTMWVHQVKTPISTISLISEREENNEVKMELLRVNEYIDQMINYMKFENLSQDYVFRNISLKKIINNSIKKYKLFFFKKKLFVDINIDDIDILTDEKWLSYVIQQIIFNGIKYIEKGGIKIYNEKNNPHILHIEDTGIGIPENDLQNITKWGYTGENGRLDKNSTGIGLYLVDKILDKFKYSYKIHSEVNKGTDFIINLKRREIIEN, encoded by the coding sequence ATGAAAAAATTCATAGATGCAAATAAGTCATATTTTTTAAGTAGCATTATATTTAGCCTTGTATTTTTATTAATACTTTTTATATATAGACTGGACATAAGAATATCTATTTATGGGATTATACTCTATTGTGGAGTTTCCCTTCCAATAGTTATTTATAGGTATAGTAAATATAATTTGGTTATAGAAACCTTGAAATATTTAGAAGATAATACCTTTGAAGAGGATTATGAGAATATTAAATTTGAAAATAATGAATTAGAAAGAAGTTACCATAATTTATATTTAAATAAAAACAAACAGCTAGTGGAAGAAAAAGAAAGAAATAGCAAATTATACAATGAACAAAATGAATATTTAACAATGTGGGTTCATCAAGTTAAAACTCCTATTTCGACAATATCGTTAATTTCTGAAAGAGAAGAAAACAATGAAGTAAAAATGGAATTGTTAAGGGTCAATGAATATATTGACCAAATGATTAACTATATGAAATTTGAAAACTTAAGTCAAGACTATGTCTTTAGAAATATTTCATTAAAAAAAATAATAAACAACTCAATAAAAAAATATAAACTATTCTTTTTCAAAAAGAAATTGTTTGTAGATATTAATATTGATGACATAGATATTTTAACAGATGAAAAATGGTTGTCCTACGTTATTCAACAGATAATTTTTAATGGAATAAAATATATTGAAAAGGGCGGAATTAAAATTTATAATGAAAAAAATAATCCCCACATACTCCATATTGAAGATACAGGTATAGGAATACCTGAAAATGATTTGCAAAATATTACTAAATGGGGTTATACAGGAGAAAATGGCAGGTTAGATAAAAATTCAACAGGAATAGGGCTATATTTAGTTGATAAAATATTAGACAAGTTTAAATATAGTTACAAAATCCATTCAGAAGTAAATAAGGGAACAGATTTCATTATTAATTTAAAGAGAAGGGAAATAATTGAAAATTAA
- a CDS encoding ABC transporter ATP-binding protein: MKILEINNLRKIYKTKLSSTTVEALKDINFSVEKGEFIAIMGESGSGKSTLLNLIATIDNPTSGKIILDGKNISLSSESEMAVFRRENLGFVYQEFNLLNSLNNKDNILLPLVLANERVKTMEEKLKPIAKALNIENIINKYPYEISGGQKQRVAVARAIITKPKLLLADEPTGALDSNSSMELLNLFEEINKTGQTILMVTHSAMAASRASRVLFIKDGVIYYDIYKGSLNNEEMYNKIVKTQMMLLSGGESIE, from the coding sequence ATGAAAATACTAGAAATTAATAATTTAAGAAAAATATATAAAACAAAACTTAGTTCTACAACAGTAGAAGCTTTGAAGGATATAAATTTCTCTGTAGAAAAAGGAGAATTTATTGCAATAATGGGGGAGTCGGGTTCAGGTAAATCGACCTTATTAAATTTAATAGCCACCATAGACAATCCAACATCAGGAAAGATTATATTAGATGGGAAAAATATTTCACTAAGTTCAGAAAGTGAAATGGCAGTATTTAGAAGGGAAAATCTTGGTTTTGTCTATCAGGAGTTTAATCTTTTAAATTCTCTAAATAATAAGGATAATATTCTATTACCATTGGTTTTAGCAAATGAAAGAGTAAAGACCATGGAAGAAAAATTAAAACCAATAGCAAAAGCTTTAAATATTGAAAATATAATAAACAAATATCCCTATGAAATATCGGGAGGACAAAAGCAAAGGGTAGCAGTAGCTAGGGCTATAATAACAAAACCGAAATTACTTCTTGCAGACGAACCAACTGGAGCATTGGACTCTAATTCAAGTATGGAACTGTTAAACCTATTTGAAGAAATAAATAAAACAGGCCAGACGATTTTAATGGTTACTCATTCAGCAATGGCAGCAAGTAGGGCCAGCAGGGTTTTATTTATTAAAGATGGGGTAATTTACTACGATATTTATAAGGGCAGCTTAAACAACGAGGAGATGTATAACAAAATAGTAAAAACACAGATGATGCTTTTATCAGGTGGTGAGAGCATTGAATAG
- a CDS encoding ABC transporter permease: MNRIYRKFAIQNIKNNKTLYIPYIITSSITIFMFYIFLAIQNNQDILQSRGGAYIEMVLEFGTYIIGIFSVIFLIYTNKFLVRNRDRELGLINMLGVDKKGISKIMIYENVTLTIINLFIGILASLIFSTAIFLLVSRFMSLELRDYIYIDFESIVKTILVYLVIFLVVLIGNIIRVRKLKPLELLKESEKGEKEPKANIVLTIIGIICMVTGYVLAQSTKNIMDAMVIFFIAVILVIIGTYLLFTTVSIAILKILKRNKKVYYKSKNMTFISSMLFRMKQNAVSLANICIISTMVLVMLVTTTSLFIGGEDVINSFYPSDVDIRYDEIDEEKEKNVGEIVKKNTENKNLEIRDYYNISQYDITTIKTESGNFKKISDGDFSDIRNLQLFSVFDLEDYKKVTGEKIDLKDNEILLYQNKENDLDSFKIDNVNFKVKENIKEIDNHFKKREMSTFSIATLIVKDKEKIYEETIRDLNLDNENEKLMVMGTTTIYFDISGDKEEINSTLADIDRDLYEKYGVYEDGFRVFNLDNKIKGEENFKGMHTGIYLVTILLSLVFIVAMIMIIYYKQISEGIEDAKNIGILNKIGMSKKEIKRNIGKQTRTIFFTPLIISIIHLIGASSLIYNLMNVILVANKEVFIKAEIITIIVYMVFYIIVYKFSSIAYYSVLNKNNK; the protein is encoded by the coding sequence TTGAATAGAATTTATAGGAAATTTGCAATCCAAAATATTAAGAATAATAAAACCTTATATATTCCCTATATAATTACCTCTTCAATAACCATTTTTATGTTTTACATCTTTCTTGCAATCCAAAACAACCAAGATATTTTACAATCACGTGGTGGAGCATATATAGAAATGGTACTGGAGTTTGGAACCTATATAATTGGAATATTTTCTGTAATATTTCTCATATATACCAATAAATTCCTAGTAAGAAATAGGGACAGAGAGCTAGGTCTTATAAATATGCTAGGGGTAGATAAAAAAGGTATATCTAAAATAATGATATACGAAAATGTAACTTTAACAATAATAAACCTGTTCATAGGAATACTTGCAAGTCTAATTTTTAGTACAGCTATATTTTTGTTAGTATCAAGATTTATGTCTTTAGAATTAAGGGACTATATTTATATTGATTTTGAAAGTATAGTAAAGACCATACTTGTATATTTAGTAATTTTTCTAGTAGTTCTTATTGGAAATATTATAAGAGTAAGAAAACTTAAACCTTTAGAGCTGTTAAAAGAATCGGAAAAAGGTGAGAAGGAGCCTAAGGCTAATATAGTTTTAACAATTATTGGAATAATATGTATGGTAACAGGCTATGTATTGGCTCAAAGTACAAAAAACATTATGGATGCTATGGTTATTTTTTTCATAGCTGTAATTTTAGTAATAATTGGAACCTATCTTCTTTTTACAACTGTAAGTATAGCAATACTTAAAATCTTAAAGAGAAATAAAAAAGTCTACTACAAATCTAAAAATATGACCTTTATTTCATCAATGTTGTTTAGAATGAAACAAAATGCAGTAAGTCTTGCTAACATTTGTATAATTAGCACCATGGTTTTAGTAATGCTAGTAACAACAACTTCACTTTTTATTGGTGGAGAAGATGTAATAAACTCATTTTATCCTTCAGATGTTGATATTAGATACGATGAAATAGACGAAGAAAAAGAGAAAAACGTTGGGGAAATAGTTAAGAAAAATACAGAAAATAAAAATTTAGAAATAAGAGATTATTATAATATTTCCCAATACGATATTACCACAATAAAAACAGAAAGCGGAAATTTCAAAAAAATAAGTGATGGAGATTTTAGTGATATAAGGAATTTACAATTATTTAGTGTATTTGACTTAGAGGATTATAAGAAGGTAACGGGAGAAAAAATAGATTTAAAGGATAATGAAATACTACTATATCAAAACAAGGAAAATGACTTAGACAGCTTTAAAATTGATAATGTTAATTTTAAGGTAAAGGAAAATATTAAGGAAATTGATAATCATTTCAAGAAAAGAGAAATGTCAACTTTTTCAATAGCAACTTTAATAGTGAAGGATAAGGAAAAAATCTATGAAGAAACAATAAGGGATTTAAACTTAGACAATGAAAATGAAAAATTAATGGTTATGGGAACTACAACAATATACTTTGATATTTCCGGCGACAAGGAAGAAATAAATTCAACCTTGGCAGATATAGATAGGGACTTATATGAAAAATATGGCGTATATGAAGATGGCTTTAGAGTATTTAATTTAGACAATAAAATTAAGGGTGAAGAGAACTTTAAGGGAATGCATACAGGTATATATTTAGTTACCATACTTCTTTCACTAGTCTTTATAGTAGCTATGATTATGATAATTTACTATAAGCAAATCTCAGAAGGAATAGAAGATGCTAAAAATATAGGAATTTTAAATAAAATTGGAATGAGCAAGAAGGAAATAAAAAGAAATATTGGAAAACAAACAAGAACAATCTTCTTTACACCATTAATAATCTCTATAATTCATTTAATTGGAGCAAGTAGTCTAATTTATAATTTAATGAATGTTATTTTAGTAGCCAATAAGGAAGTTTTCATAAAAGCAGAAATAATAACGATAATAGTGTATATGGTATTTTATATAATAGTATATAAATTTTCGTCAATAGCATATTATAGTGTACTCAATAAGAATAATAAATAA
- a CDS encoding ABC transporter ATP-binding protein: MDILEVKNLCKVYGNNEIKINAVDNISVNVKKGEFVTVIGESGSGKSTLLNCIGGLLNPTSGEVYIKGKNIYSLDEEERTIFRRQNIGFIFQSFNLIAELNVEQNIIFPILLDYKKPEEKEVDEILNILGLLDRRHHLPSQLSGGQQQRVAIGRALITKPMLILADEPTGNLDTKTGEEVIELLLKASELYNQTILMITHNLKLTNYSKRIIKIVDGKVKVDVKNNNNRGN, translated from the coding sequence ATGGATATTTTAGAAGTTAAAAACTTATGTAAAGTTTATGGTAATAATGAGATAAAAATAAATGCTGTTGATAATATATCTGTAAATGTTAAAAAAGGAGAATTTGTAACTGTCATTGGTGAATCAGGCTCAGGAAAATCTACATTATTAAATTGTATAGGAGGATTATTAAATCCTACATCAGGAGAAGTTTATATAAAAGGGAAAAATATTTATTCCTTAGATGAAGAGGAGCGTACTATTTTTAGAAGACAGAATATAGGTTTTATTTTTCAGTCATTTAATCTAATAGCTGAGCTAAATGTAGAGCAGAATATAATATTTCCAATTTTATTGGATTATAAAAAACCAGAAGAGAAGGAAGTAGATGAAATATTAAATATTTTAGGCCTATTGGATCGTAGACATCACTTGCCTAGTCAATTATCAGGAGGGCAACAACAAAGAGTGGCTATTGGTAGGGCATTAATTACAAAACCAATGTTGATTTTAGCAGATGAACCAACAGGAAACTTGGACACGAAAACCGGAGAGGAAGTTATAGAACTACTATTAAAGGCATCGGAACTTTATAATCAAACAATTTTAATGATTACACATAATTTAAAACTAACAAATTATTCAAAGAGAATTATAAAAATAGTTGATGGTAAAGTTAAAGTAGATGTTAAAAACAATAACAATAGAGGAAATTGA
- a CDS encoding ABC transporter permease produces MKHYLDLVWISSRYHKKKSRMTRICILLAVFLVTVIFSMADMEIRSQKIQTVNSDGAWHISLKNISSKQAEKISKRKDVKHSSWYDVYNYNLDKNLLIGESNGVFMGIENDFFEFFPSIKKVEGGFPKKDNDIILTNNSKDRLNVQLEDTVNLKFPSGKTKKLNICGFVNDTSMITKNDSIGGMMKIEVFNKLLAVEDGEFSKNKNMFYVEFTSYTNIQKAISNICQDYGIDKNQVGENTKLLGLMLQSDDNYMMQLYIAAIILAILVTISGILMISSSLSNEITRRIEFFGSLRCLGATPKQVKKIVRREALNWCVSSMPLGIILALIVVWLLCATLKFMSPVYFKDLPALGISWIGIVLGILVGLITVLLSARIPAKKASQTSLLVALSGNREGEYRAKKAANLKIFHVDTALGIYHAKENKRKSILIVLSFAFSIILFLAFNTAIHFMNHAISPLNKNTPDISIISRNNSNSIKSNLIEDIKLNKSVDKVYGRKLVYDLNGKIDGVSKKINLVSYDDLQLDWAKDDLIKGSLDKIKNNNGALIVYSEKNKNKIDDNISININEEEINLKVSGVLSKSPFKNNKNIETIICSEELFTKITKQKNYTIVDLQLKNKIAEEDINEIRNRVGNEFIFSDLRLENEETIGAYYSFALFMYGFLIIIALIAIFNIINNISMGVSSRMNQYRIMKAIGTKNSQIIKIIGTEAVIYGVLGIVIGCLIGVPINKFLFNKLITTQWGTAWTIPIYSIFIIVFIIIVSILLSIYGPKKRIYNMTIAKESNI; encoded by the coding sequence ATGAAACACTATCTTGATTTAGTTTGGATTTCTTCTAGATATCATAAAAAGAAAAGTAGAATGACAAGAATTTGTATCTTACTAGCTGTATTTTTAGTTACTGTAATTTTTAGTATGGCAGATATGGAAATTAGAAGTCAAAAAATACAAACAGTTAATAGTGATGGTGCATGGCATATAAGTTTAAAGAACATAAGCTCTAAACAGGCTGAAAAAATATCTAAAAGAAAAGATGTTAAGCATTCAAGTTGGTATGATGTATATAATTATAATTTAGATAAAAATTTATTAATAGGAGAATCGAATGGGGTCTTTATGGGAATAGAGAATGATTTTTTTGAATTTTTCCCTTCTATAAAAAAAGTAGAAGGGGGATTTCCTAAAAAAGACAACGACATTATACTAACTAATAATTCTAAAGATAGGTTGAATGTTCAATTAGAAGATACTGTAAACTTAAAATTCCCATCAGGCAAGACTAAGAAATTAAATATTTGTGGATTTGTTAATGATACATCTATGATAACAAAAAATGATTCAATAGGTGGAATGATGAAAATAGAAGTATTTAATAAATTATTAGCAGTGGAGGATGGTGAATTTTCCAAAAATAAAAATATGTTCTATGTAGAATTTACATCTTACACCAATATACAAAAAGCAATATCAAATATTTGCCAAGACTATGGAATAGATAAAAACCAAGTAGGAGAAAATACAAAACTATTGGGGCTAATGTTACAAAGTGATGATAACTATATGATGCAACTTTATATAGCTGCAATTATATTGGCCATATTAGTGACTATTTCGGGAATATTAATGATTAGCAGCAGTTTAAGTAACGAAATAACAAGACGTATAGAATTTTTTGGTTCATTACGTTGCTTGGGAGCAACACCTAAACAAGTGAAAAAAATAGTTAGGAGAGAAGCTTTAAATTGGTGTGTAAGCTCTATGCCTTTAGGTATCATATTAGCTCTTATAGTTGTATGGTTACTTTGTGCTACCCTTAAATTTATGAGTCCTGTATACTTTAAGGATTTACCGGCATTGGGCATAAGTTGGATAGGTATAGTTCTAGGAATATTAGTTGGACTTATAACTGTATTATTGTCGGCTAGAATTCCTGCAAAAAAAGCTTCACAAACCTCTCTTTTAGTAGCATTATCAGGAAATAGGGAAGGTGAATATAGAGCGAAGAAGGCTGCTAATCTAAAAATATTTCATGTTGATACAGCTTTGGGGATTTATCATGCAAAGGAGAATAAAAGAAAAAGCATATTAATAGTTCTATCATTTGCCTTTAGCATTATTTTATTCTTAGCATTTAATACTGCTATACATTTTATGAATCATGCCATTTCCCCTTTAAATAAAAATACTCCAGATATTTCAATAATAAGTAGGAATAATTCTAATTCTATAAAAAGTAATCTAATAGAGGATATAAAATTAAACAAATCTGTAGATAAGGTATACGGAAGAAAACTTGTATATGACCTTAATGGAAAAATAGATGGGGTAAGTAAAAAAATAAACTTAGTTTCTTATGATGATTTGCAGCTTGACTGGGCAAAAGATGATTTAATAAAAGGAAGCCTGGATAAGATAAAGAATAATAATGGAGCTTTAATAGTTTATTCCGAAAAAAACAAAAATAAAATAGATGATAATATTTCTATAAATATTAATGAGGAAGAAATAAATCTTAAAGTTTCAGGTGTCTTATCAAAATCTCCATTTAAAAATAATAAAAATATAGAAACGATAATTTGTTCCGAAGAATTATTTACAAAAATAACTAAGCAAAAAAATTATACAATAGTTGATTTACAATTAAAGAATAAAATTGCAGAAGAAGATATTAATGAGATTAGAAATAGAGTTGGAAATGAGTTTATTTTTTCTGATTTGAGACTAGAAAATGAAGAAACCATAGGAGCGTATTATTCATTTGCCCTATTTATGTATGGATTTCTTATTATTATTGCTCTAATAGCCATATTTAATATTATAAATAATATTTCCATGGGTGTGTCTTCTCGAATGAATCAGTATAGGATTATGAAGGCTATAGGAACGAAAAATAGTCAGATTATAAAAATAATAGGAACAGAGGCCGTTATTTATGGTGTGTTAGGAATAGTAATAGGATGTTTAATTGGAGTACCAATAAACAAATTTCTTTTTAATAAGCTGATTACTACACAGTGGGGAACAGCTTGGACTATTCCAATATATTCAATTTTTATAATTGTTTTCATAATAATTGTATCAATATTACTATCAATATATGGACCAAAGAAAAGAATATATAATATGACAATAGCTAAAGAATCTAATATTTAA
- a CDS encoding LPXTG cell wall anchor domain-containing protein has product MIRKSKSLKKTFVFFVVAVMLLFSTKTLASEQGYGGGIPTQGVTGYGGGLQTPGETGYGGGIPAPGKIGYGGGLPAPDEILGYGGGLPAPGVPGYGGGLPAPGEIGYGGGLPAPGEIGYGGGLPAPGEIGYGGGLPAPGETGYGGGLPAPGETGYGGGLPAPGETGYGGGLPAPGETGYGGGLPAPEEETKPTDATKPTDATKPTDATRPTDATKPTDATKPTDATKPTDVTKLTDATKPEKETKVVDSKKDENKLPKTGIMDMSMLSIVGIALGGSGVYLFKNKKR; this is encoded by the coding sequence ATGATAAGAAAAAGTAAAAGTTTAAAGAAAACATTTGTGTTTTTTGTTGTAGCTGTAATGTTATTGTTTAGTACAAAAACTTTAGCATCAGAGCAAGGTTATGGTGGTGGAATACCAACTCAAGGCGTAACAGGTTATGGCGGTGGATTACAAACTCCAGGTGAAACAGGCTATGGTGGTGGAATACCAGCTCCAGGCAAAATAGGCTACGGTGGTGGATTACCAGCTCCAGATGAAATATTAGGCTATGGCGGTGGATTACCAGCTCCAGGTGTACCAGGTTATGGTGGTGGATTACCAGCTCCAGGCGAAATAGGCTACGGTGGTGGATTACCAGCTCCAGGTGAAATAGGCTACGGTGGTGGATTACCAGCTCCAGGCGAAATAGGCTATGGTGGTGGATTACCAGCTCCAGGTGAAACAGGCTATGGCGGTGGATTACCAGCTCCAGGTGAAACAGGCTACGGTGGTGGATTACCAGCTCCAGGTGAAACAGGCTACGGTGGTGGATTACCAGCTCCAGGTGAAACAGGCTATGGTGGTGGATTACCAGCTCCAGAAGAAGAAACAAAACCAACAGATGCAACAAAACCAACAGATGCAACAAAACCAACAGATGCAACAAGGCCAACAGATGCAACAAAACCAACAGATGCAACAAAACCAACAGATGCAACAAAACCAACAGATGTAACAAAATTAACAGATGCAACAAAACCAGAAAAAGAAACAAAGGTAGTTGATTCAAAAAAAGATGAGAATAAATTACCAAAAACTGGGATTATGGATATGTCAATGTTATCTATAGTTGGTATTGCTTTAGGTGGATCAGGAGTGTATTTGTTCAAAAACAAAAAAAGATAG